From Ferrimicrobium sp., the proteins below share one genomic window:
- a CDS encoding ATP-binding protein, with amino-acid sequence MYPSSLARTHLLIADDRGILPISPLDSKEVLDLLDDRGENGSLIISSQLPASAWQESLGERTVVTVIIDRIISTAMPVEATRASIRQQPRQGNGVEATSQGNGVNERRRRTDRQSLVQ; translated from the coding sequence ATCTATCCATCCTCCCTTGCGAGAACCCACCTGCTCATCGCCGACGATCGGGGGATCTTGCCGATCTCACCACTGGATTCCAAGGAGGTCCTGGATCTCTTGGATGACCGAGGGGAGAACGGTTCACTCATCATCTCCTCGCAGTTACCCGCATCGGCATGGCAGGAGAGCCTTGGGGAACGCACCGTGGTTACGGTCATCATCGATCGTATCATTTCTACCGCAATGCCGGTCGAAGCTACGAGAGCATCCATACGCCAACAACCTCGTCAAGGCAACGGAGTCGAGGCAACCTCGCAAGGCAACGGAGTCAACGAAAGAAGGAGGAGAACGGACCGACAGAGCCTGGTCCAGTGA
- a CDS encoding MMPL family transporter yields MTTINNTISATFHPKRSLLDRVSRQCARHPFRVATAWLIILISVFAVQRSISSKYQNNINLPGSQSSIGIKLLKKNQPSATGYTGLVVVTGDHLTRYSHALAASETNLRRLNDIVAVGNPLAPRSPDLSSNGRTALITVTTSVFPPSLGKGYAPLLYQAMKPVTHAGLTVDYGGGFASVVNPPLHDASSESVGFGIAIVILILTFGSLIGAGLPLVVALLSVGVGVSILGIVASMITFATDAPTLALMIGLGVGIDYAVLLTTRFRQRIIDGYDPVEAAGRTAATSGQAVIIAAASVSVALLGLYASGLTFFGLLGFAAFLCVLTGAAGALTLVPAGLGLAGRHIDRFHVGRITAESGASNDLWHRYTRALQRRPIIFLAVGIAILGVLAIPFFSLRFGNVGADSYPASFSSHRAYDQVNTAFGAGANGPLVIAVNLHGFHGQIRTLVERLETHVSQVPDVAFVTPPTLTPNHDVLVTSVVPESGPNSQATQNLFNTLTNTTVPHITAGSGVHGFVTGGTALQIQFDQTLSSDLAGTIAVILITALILIAAAFRSVVLAIKAVIMNLISIGASYGVLVAVFQWGWGRSLLGMSAAVPIEAYVPLVVFAVVFGLSMDYEVFLLSRVRELWLKTGDNQRAVAEGLSSTGRVISAAALIMVSVFFAFIGSPDVVIKMFSVGFGVSVLIDATVVRLLLVPSIMTLLGTKNWWIPHWLDRILPTISTEGVEEPPAAHPPIAPTVDAIS; encoded by the coding sequence ATGACCACAATTAACAATACTATTTCGGCAACTTTTCACCCCAAACGTTCACTATTGGATCGCGTCAGTCGCCAGTGTGCTCGTCATCCATTCAGGGTGGCGACTGCCTGGCTCATCATCTTGATCAGTGTGTTTGCGGTACAGCGTTCCATCTCGAGCAAGTACCAGAACAACATCAATCTGCCTGGGAGTCAGTCGTCGATCGGGATCAAGTTGCTCAAAAAAAATCAGCCGTCGGCCACCGGCTATACCGGATTAGTGGTGGTCACCGGAGATCATCTCACCAGGTATTCGCACGCATTGGCTGCTAGCGAAACGAATCTGCGTCGCCTCAACGACATAGTAGCGGTGGGCAACCCTCTAGCACCCCGATCCCCGGATCTTTCAAGTAACGGGCGGACCGCGCTGATCACCGTAACGACATCCGTCTTCCCTCCTTCGTTGGGGAAGGGTTATGCGCCGTTGCTCTACCAAGCCATGAAGCCGGTGACCCATGCTGGATTAACCGTCGATTACGGGGGCGGCTTTGCCTCCGTCGTCAATCCACCACTTCACGATGCCTCCTCAGAGTCGGTCGGTTTTGGCATCGCTATCGTCATCCTAATTTTGACTTTTGGCAGCTTGATCGGGGCAGGATTGCCGTTAGTCGTCGCCCTCTTGAGTGTCGGAGTTGGTGTCTCAATCCTTGGCATTGTCGCAAGCATGATTACCTTCGCGACCGATGCGCCGACCCTCGCCCTCATGATTGGACTAGGGGTCGGTATCGACTACGCCGTCTTATTAACCACCCGATTTCGCCAGCGCATCATCGATGGCTATGACCCGGTTGAAGCCGCTGGAAGAACCGCCGCCACGAGTGGACAGGCAGTCATCATCGCCGCAGCGAGCGTCTCAGTTGCGCTTCTGGGTCTCTATGCGTCAGGCCTCACCTTCTTCGGTTTGCTCGGCTTCGCTGCATTCCTATGCGTGCTGACGGGAGCCGCTGGCGCCCTTACCCTGGTGCCCGCTGGACTGGGACTCGCGGGGCGTCACATTGACCGCTTTCATGTAGGTCGTATTACGGCCGAGTCCGGCGCCAGCAATGACCTCTGGCACCGCTACACGCGGGCGCTACAACGCCGACCCATCATCTTCTTGGCAGTGGGCATAGCCATCCTGGGAGTACTCGCGATTCCGTTCTTCTCGCTGCGCTTTGGTAATGTTGGCGCCGACTCCTATCCCGCGTCCTTTAGCTCGCATAGAGCCTACGATCAGGTGAACACCGCCTTTGGCGCCGGCGCCAACGGACCGCTCGTGATCGCCGTCAACTTACATGGTTTTCATGGTCAAATCAGAACCCTGGTCGAACGTCTCGAAACGCATGTTAGTCAGGTTCCCGACGTCGCCTTCGTCACTCCTCCCACGCTCACCCCAAACCACGACGTCCTCGTGACCTCGGTCGTGCCCGAATCTGGGCCCAATAGCCAGGCGACCCAAAACTTGTTCAACACCCTGACCAACACCACCGTACCCCATATCACCGCCGGCTCAGGGGTTCACGGTTTCGTCACCGGTGGAACCGCGCTTCAAATTCAGTTTGACCAAACCCTCAGCTCTGATCTGGCCGGCACGATCGCGGTCATCCTGATCACCGCGTTAATCCTGATCGCAGCGGCTTTCCGAAGTGTCGTCCTCGCCATCAAGGCAGTGATTATGAACCTCATCAGCATCGGCGCTTCGTATGGGGTGCTAGTAGCCGTTTTCCAGTGGGGATGGGGGCGTAGTCTGCTCGGGATGTCGGCCGCAGTTCCTATCGAAGCCTACGTACCCTTGGTTGTCTTCGCGGTTGTCTTTGGGCTCTCGATGGATTACGAGGTCTTTCTCCTCTCCCGCGTGCGCGAACTCTGGCTCAAGACCGGTGACAATCAACGAGCAGTTGCCGAGGGTCTATCCTCGACTGGGCGCGTCATTTCTGCCGCAGCACTCATCATGGTGAGCGTCTTTTTCGCCTTCATTGGATCTCCCGATGTCGTGATCAAGATGTTCTCGGTTGGATTTGGGGTTTCAGTCTTGATCGACGCAACAGTCGTGCGACTACTGCTCGTCCCGTCGATCATGACCCTACTTGGAACCAAGAACTGGTGGATTCCCCACTGGCTTGACCGGATTCTCCCCACCATCAGTACTGAAGGAGTGGAGGAACCTCCTGCCGCTCATCCTCCAATCGCTCCGACGGTCGATGCGATCAGTTGA